One Gossypium arboreum isolate Shixiya-1 chromosome 13, ASM2569848v2, whole genome shotgun sequence genomic window, GAATTGTAGGGACTATTCAacaattttcccttttcctcAATTAACTTTCAGTTGATTCAAATATTGATCTATACGATAATTCATTCTAATTTATTAGTTTCAATTACCTTATAACATTTTATTCTTTGCATATGacattttaatttcatgtttcataaatttcctaaagtttcacattttattcaatttagtccataaaacCAAAACAATCATAACTTTCACATTTGAGCTTCGTTTTACAATCTGATTTCAATTACATCCATTTATGACTCTTTGAAATTCATTGAAATAGAAATTTCACACCACTATTACactttttacactttagtcctttttttttacaaaaacaacaatttcactttacaaattagtcatttttcatTTATACacttaaaatctaaccatttaacataaaaaattcaCAAAAACAACAATGGAgacttttcaaaactttaatattttttaaaactaaCACATGAGTTAGCTAGATCGAGCttcaacgatcacaaaaatataaaattcatgaaaaacgAGCTTGAACACACTTACCATACAAGGGCCAAACTTTGAAAGTTTTTGAAGTTTCAATCCTTCTTCAATGGAGGAAAAATTAGTAGAGAATATGAGAGTGAAGTTATTCTCTTTCTTTCCACTTTAGTTTCTTTTATTAATGTTTGAATTTCaataatttaactttaatttttaaCAAAACAATGCTAAAAATTATGTTCTAACCGTCCATGATATTACATTATGGCCTAATTTCCATTTTAAAccttgaaaattttctatttaagccttttaactaataaaaatcaataacgattaacttttacattttttatgatttagtcattgTATCTTAATTACTAACCGTTTAATAAAATTActgaatcaaaattcaatataacacTATAAtatactcgtaaatattaaataataatatttacagactcgaTCATTGAAAAATGGGGTTCCGAAACCACCATTTTCGATACCACTAACAAACAGGCTGTTACATATTCTCTTGGAATTAAGCTCTAGCTTGATTTATCTCTCATCCAACTTCTATTTTCTTGAATCTAAAATGATATTCTTACTCTCTAtagttttcttattatttttctctcttggtggtTATGAAAATTCCTTTGATTTCTAtgtaaaaatgattaattttgatgaaaataccAAATTGCAAATAAAAAAACTTTCTTTTCTTCAAGAATGGTAGACATAAACTTGAAAAAGAATTTCCATcagcttttctttttattttattaactattaattaaataataaaatatcttatattaaaataataataaaataatcttaacCAATAAAATCTAACACCAATTTCATGAGAATTATCTTATTTgagaaatgactattttacccttcaACATTCACTATAATTCCTTCATTGAATCATTACTTAATTTGGTACAATTACAATGTAGTCCTTCAATTTctccacttattcaatttggtacatgcacaccaatttcatgtaataagaaattggattattttcacttttggtccttcaattttttcatatttatgcgtcaacacctcaaattttgaataaatgTACTTGAACCTCAAAACTTTTTACATTTGTATGATTTAGTCATTACTTTAATTTAGTGTACCACAACATACTTCTcgattcaacttttttttttatactcgtcaaccttctcttttatcactttcattttcttattttattttatcaaaaaatcAATTATACACAATCTCGAGTTATTACTGCTTTTAAagtctaaaaattttaaaggtgTTACAAAGTGTCTTTCAAGCATGTCACCGACAGATGAAATGGCTAAGTTGTTGCGTGGAGATGATTTTGAATTACGTCGGTTTAACTCCCTTGTTCCTCAACTGATCAACGTTTTCGAAAAACcaatatatatttcaattatttgataaattttaaataaattcattaGAATGAAATGTTGTTGCTTAAGGGCTAATTtggcaatgcttttgaaaagtacttttgaaaagtgcttttgaaaagtttggtttaaaatttgagtgtttaacATTGttgtcaaaaagtgcttttgagaaataaaatgtccattttagacatgttattatcaagtaacaaatatacatttaaataatatttaaattagttaatattattatattttagtaagaatataaaaaattaatataacttcttgttaatattttaatatataaaatataaattttaaatatttttaagtaataaatattaattatttataaaatttaattagaatatataaactatattttaaatatttaaatatttgtaattagtattttaaaaatattttttattttaattaatgattttaacacatttgtaattaagtaccaagaaaaaaaagagagtacTATGTTATTGGAtgggtgaaaaagtaattaagcactaaaagtgcttttgggagaggaaaaactaaaaattttagcttttccttttcaaaagtatttttgaaaagctaaaaattttagccAAAAGCAGCTTATTTTGCACAACTTTTCTTCCAGAAGTGCTTTTGGAgccagaagtgcttttgaaaagcaacGCAGAACTAGCCCTAATCgtgaataatttttaaaaaagtttagGATCACTCATAGTATttctattatttatatttttttctactcataatttactttaaaatattgctaaataataaaattgattttGTAGGACACAATTTTAAGATTACGTTCCAAATCCTTGTGACCTCTCCCGTGCGATTATCATCCTCTTCGATTCGAGTTTAGTATTATTTTTGAGAAGTAATGTAAAAAATATTTTGAGAagtaattatgaaaattttagtttaagATTTATGTGTTCGATATTTTTGTCAAAAaagtattttgaaaaataaaatatctattttagACATAGtgttataaaataacaaatatatatttaaataataatcaaattagttaatattatgatattttagtaagaatgtaaaaaatattttattataatttgttattaatattttaatatatgaaataaattttaaatattttaagtaattaatattaattatttataaaatataatttaaatatataaactatattttagatattaaaatataaccaattaaaattaagatatataatattatatatttaaaatataaactattTTACTTTTGAATTCAAAAGTACTTTAAActcaaaaattatttatttagggCTAATTTAGAAATATTTCTTAAAAAACACTTTTGAGAATGCTTATGATAAAAATGCTCTTTGGACAATTTTTGGCTTAAGAATCACTTTTTCTCTCAAAAGAGCATGTTACtccaaaaggtttttttttttttaattccatGGTCTCAGTCTTAATTCTTGAATATGTTGATGTATTCTTCTGTTTTTTTTGGGGGGACAAAATGGGTATCATAGCAGTAAAGATTTATCCACCAAACACATAAAGCTAGGAGATAGTGGTgggttttttaaaagaaaaaaaaaattaaattgctttaaaaaaaaatacaagaacTAACTAAATAAATTGAcgtcaaaattttatttaatatgatGATTTAACGTGATATATCAGCTTTTCGTTACACTGTTAATGATTTTTAACGGTTTAGTGATCAATATGTTATAAATTGATAACGTCAATGATCATTTCATAACAAATTAAAGTTTAGTGACTAAACCACAATTTTAACCATACATAAAGTGACTATTGTGTAGTTTGCCCAAATTTATATAAAGTAATATGCACCCAATTGAGTCttctcaacaaaaaaaaaaaaaaaaaattaggccaTTTCATTAACAAAAATTATTAGTGGACTAGTTTAGCTATTAATAACATTAACTCGATTAACACGCGTCATGTTATGTGGACGAGTTGTTGATGTCCATATCgtatatttaaaagaaaaatactaATAAAACAATTACAAATGGaatacaaattttaaataattgaatAGAACATATTAGGATTAAATCTTAAAAGTTCTcaatatttttttatcttttaaaaactattttatattttttaccattttaatgattttaaattatcaTTTATAATATTCGAATTTTACATTCAGAATGAACCTAAACAAAGTAGTTGTCCACATTCAAATTTATTCGGATATGTAAGATAGTaaattctttataatttttaggatttttataaatttgtttgtaacttttttttaaaaaatcattttttaaacATACTTTGACATGACATGTCACGTAAGCAACTTGTCCATGTGACATGCCACGTGTCATCTCCATCAACACATCGACGATTATTTTGTCATTCGAAATTAATTGACCGTATTCTTTTTCCAAAACTTTACCTTTTAAAGTAGAGAAAAAAttagaaatataaaaaattgaaagGGTAGAAAAATAGAAATatgaaaactataatttttctttcatttgctttgtatgaaatatgaaaataaaataaaataaaaagtatttttcTTTACCTTCATTGCTTGGTAAagttgaaaacaaaagaaaataaaataattgaataatatataattatgaactagtatacacttttctttcatttctcttattttcttaatattaaattatattaaacatttattaaatttaacacgtttttatttattaaaatttttaactttcaaattatatgtttattatttattttatatcattctTATATGACAAGCTTTTAAATATTTAGCTTTGACATGCATGCATAAGAGTATGACCCAACTACTAGTTATAATTAATTTCTCTCATTATTATaccaataaaatatttttatttattatacttgttacaatttaatttttattttaatgaaaaaaaCAGATTATAATAGTTTTCCTATTCGTAAAAAATAATTTGTGAGAAAACATGTCATAGTTAACATTTTTGAAGTCAAATTTTGTACACTTTGACCTCaattatttttcattaatttaatttataaaatatacctTAAtagtttttataatatatatttttcaaaatttaatctataacgagttttaaaaaataataggCCAAAGTTGAAAACTTTTACCCTAAATATAAAAACTTTGCCAATTTTAATGTAACAAATGTCACAATTGTTGGGTAAAAATATGCTGCAAGTCCCTTTACTTTTTATCAATTTAGAAAGGTTTATTTGGAAATTAGGTATCTAAACTATACAATATTTCCTATTTAAGGCAcctaaagtttttattttttttgtcaaagtaggtataaaaatttaatttcgttATCACTTTAAATACCAACCATTTAACTCTCGTTAAAAAAATCTTTGAACCAATTAAATTATGAcacatataatttttaattaaataaaatatttaaatttaaaattgagtaaaatttaaataaataaaaacaaaaaattaatggcaaagaatataataatttattttaatatcgaAAATGTGGGTTTATTTTAATGGAAGAAATTTGTTTATAAAGAAGATGGAGATGAAGATAGAAGGAGAAAAATTGAAAGatgatattgttattattaattaattaattttattaaatatcaattttaaatatttttatttaattaaaaataccaCATGTTATATTTTAATTGGTTTAGAGGTTTTTTTACCAGGAATTAACAATTGGTAAAACTTAAGGTGCTTATTTTGACCCCAAAAGAACTTTAGATATCTAAATAGAAAGAGTTGCATAGTTTGAATGCCTACTTTTCATATAAATCTTctagaaatttaatatttttattttgagattttaaaatttaaatttaattattaattttttaaaattttttgttaaatttattagcgtgacattttgaaattaaaaaattacttAGATAgtcatataataatattttttgtgATAAGCCTAAATTTAATAGAATTTTTTAATAAAGATAATAATTagacttatatttttaaatttgaaaaatagcattaaatgaaacttttatttcaaaaaaaatgaGGGACTTAATTCAAAAGGAATAGAGAAACTGAATTCTAAATGTATGTAAAGGATAGGGGCTTAGAATACATTTTAACCATATTATTTTTATAGCACTTTGTAGAAAAggtataaaaaaaaaagattaattgGGAGCGAAGAAAAGAAGAATtaggaggaagaagaggaagaaaaagatCAGATCTGCAATTTTTATTTTCAACTATTGTAGatttatacttatatatatatatatctctcataataataaaggaaaataCTACCAAAGGGAAGGAGAGGAGAATTTCCAGGTATCTCTTCCTACTTGAgtttaaaatgaaatgaaattccAGGTTTTTCGTACAATGAAGTAACATTACTTCTTTGTGTATGATTGATTGATTTGTGTTTGAAAAGGCGACAGCGAGCGATGGCGGAGGACAAAGGCGTTTCCGACGGTGAAAGCAAAGAATCGAGTCCGCCGCCGCCGGTAGTCAAGAAGAAAGGCAAGGGAGTCCTCTCCCGTATTTGGCGTGCAATTTTTGGTAGGAGCGGGGACAATTTCGAAAAGAGGCTTGAACATATTACCAAGGAAGAGAAGGCTGTTGTCGCGCGAATTAAAAGAAGATCCCAGGCTTGGAGGACAATAATTAGGCATCTCATTGTATTTTCTGTCGTTTTGGAGGTATCCATTATTTCATCTTTTTTGTCTCTATGTCAGTCTGCAATTCATTGCTCAACTTTATTATTCTATTTAATTTGACATGTATGTACTATCTATCTTTTATTCCGAAAAGCTCGTGAAAGGTATCACTGGTGATTTGGTTCTCTGTCAGAAGTGTTGCCCAAATGgccttttcttatttatttatttttaggggGAAAAAGAGATGGAAATTGTGAAACTTCTTGTAATATCTGTCTTCCTTTTCAAAGAACTCTCTTCTTGTCAATTTACAGGTTATTGCAGTTGCTTATGCCATTATGATGACAAGATCCGAGGATTTAGATTGGAAGATGAGGGCATTTAGGGTTTCCCCGATGTTCCTTTTGCCTGTTATTTCTTCCATTGTTTATTCTGCAGTTGTAAAAATCACAAGGATGTGTAAGTAACTTAATATCTTACAGAATTTTCATCATGTTAAATTTAGATTAGTTTTGTTTATATTTTGTTGCTTATGATGTTAAATGGTAGTAGGTGTTGGATATTTACAACTGGGGTGAACCCACATAATAGGGTTAGTGATCTTGCACCTACACCCAAATTAGAAAAATACAAGGATTCCTCTCCTCCCACCTAAAGGAAATGAAAGGGTATCGACACTTCAAACTTGCTGATTTGCTGCATATCATGGCTGATATGATATTGTGAATTAAGGTTTTGTTGATTAGATAGATTATAACATTGGCAATAATACTGTGTAGGGTATTGTGCACGGATATATACCTAGCCCGGAGAAGTTCTAACCTTCTCCTTTTGGAAATATCCCTATGACTTCTCTTATTGGAAAGTTTGCTATTTATTTTGCTGTTCTCATGCTTTACACTTGCATGCTGGAAATGGCTTTAActttttattatacatattataaCTTATTTCTTTTATCTATTAGATTTGTATCATGTTAATTGATGCATGAGGCTTGCCTTTGCAggttttaatttctttaaaagtggTTAGAGAGGTATATATGATAGGAGTTAAAAACCCTGAGGTTGTTAGTATGAAGTGTGTTCCTAAACTGGATGTGTTGGTTCaactatatatataatttgaGAAAATTAAAGTTGAGAATTACAGGATTGATCTGATAGGCAATTTGAAACTGTAAGACAATATGTTTATTGAGTATTgaacattaacatcatttacagTCTAGAGCAATTAGTTTGAATGCCCCCCCTAATATTTAAAATTCTACCTTTCTGAGCTGAAAACTTAAATGGGGATTTAAATTGTGATCAACATCATTTTCAGTCTTTAACAATTAGTTTGAATgcctttaatatttaaaattctaCCTTTTTGAGATGACAACTCAATTGGAGATTTAAAGTGCAATCAAGATTGCATTTTGGTCACATTGCATTTATCTTGATTGAGTCTGTAGCGCATCTATCATGGTCTTTACAGTTACTACAGTTGAAATTCCCCCCTCCCGCTCCAAATTTACACAACTTATTGTAAAACATAGCAATTATGGTTATAAGAATAGAAACTCTTTAAATCTTAGTGCATTTCCATGTTAGGGAATATGCTCTCTCTGATTTAAACGCTAATGATGACTAGCAATCCTAGCCGTTATTTGATAATTAATAATAACTAagacaaataataaaataacaaaatagtaaaaTAGAATGATGTAGCAGCTCTTGTGTCACTAATATTTCATTTGATCCAGAATCCTTTTAGTGCATTTCCATGTTAGGCAAACCTCTCTTTGATTGAAGCGCAAAGAGTTCTTAATTCTGTCACCGAGCTTGTCATTTTAGGCAAAGCTGTCTCTGATTGACAACATATGTAGCGTTCCATAGTTATTTTGTATTTCATCTTTTACTTATTTCGTTGTATTATTTGAAAGAAATTTGTACCCTGGAAGTTGAACTGTGCAGATGATAACATGCTAAACTGTACTATGATGATATATCAATATTTTGATCTAACAAGTTTATACTATTTGTGGTTTCTTAAACTGTGTGTAATCTtgttaatttgtgattttatctTATAGGTGACCAGAGGGACCAGAAAACTCTAGAAAATCTTCGTGCTGAAAGGCGAGCAAAAATTGATGAACTTAAGGAGAAGACAAATTATTACATTACACAACAGCTTATTCAGGTAATTTAGAAAACTAGTAATTGGTTTCCTAAAATGTCTTTTTAAGCCCTCTGGCTGAATTCTACCTGAACTTTCTTCTTCTATTACTGCCATGAAATGGAAGGCATGAGGTTAAACCTCCCTGGTACATATTGTTGCAAAAAGTATTTCCTAGTATAAGCCACCTTTTGGATTGTTAGAAGAAGAGCTATTTGACTAGGTTGAAGGTATTTTTCAGAGCCTTAttttgaataaatgtggaaaGAAACTGTTATTGGCATTGCTTGCAGAATCACTTTGGGATAATTATTGCTTATATAAGGTATAGATGCTTTGCATGATCATTTTGAAAAAGTTGTCACTAAAGTAAAATGTAAGCAAAAGCCTGGTTTGAAAATGAAGACAATGGACAAATTTTAGGTTTCTAGTTTTTGTTTATTTGCTCATGAGCTAGATCATTGAGTAATTTTTTGAATGCATGATATTATTTACAAATTGAACTTATTTACAGTACTCTGATGCAGAGATATGATCCAGATCCAGCAGCAAAGGCTGCTGCTGCAACTATCCTTGCATCTAAGTTGGGTGCAGATTCAGGTTTGAAAGTCTATCTTGAAGATGAATCTAAGCTTGATGTCCTAGGGGGGAGGAGCAACGATGTTGAGATAGTGCCTTCAAGTGGACTTCGAAAAAGAAAGCACAGTAGATCCAATAGTACGGGAAGCACTCCATTGGTTCATTCTAATGAAGGATCACCACCTCATCCTGTAGGGAATGAGGGTACTCAAGCTTCTGAGCATGATCGACAGGTTGTTGATCATTACCATCCACAGGGGCCTTCTGTACAGGATGGGGGATGGCTTGCTCGAGTTGCTGCCTTGCTTGTGGGGGAAGATCCAACACAATCATATGCACTTATATGTGGCAATTGCCACAGGCACAACGGTTAGTGGCATTAGTTTTGCAGTTATATCTTCAAATCCTGATTTGACACAATTTCACACACGTACACTGTGGATATCTGGTGTTTTTTTTCATAGGAATATTAAGCTTCAAACTGTATGTCCTTTGGGGGTTTTGTTCAGGACTTGCTAGGAAGGAGGATTTCCCATATATAACTTATTACTGCCCGCACTGCCAAGCCTTGAATAAGCCAAAACAACTGGAAGAGCATGTTTCTAGATCTAGCCCCATCATGGACCCCTTGCAATCGGGAGTTGGCGATGCAGCAAAAAGTCCAAGTGGTAGCATGGCTGAGGATATACTCAGGAGCTCCAGCCCTGTGATATCTGGATCTGAGATTGAGAAAGTGACGGAAAAAGTAGAGTCAAGTGATGTGATTGGATAAAATGCATACTTACATGGAGCAATGAAATCGATTATGGTGTTCTATCTCCTTTGATCTCATATGTTGCCTGTAGGTAAACTATAGGAACGCTTGAGCTCTGGATTTTTGCAGTGGTTTTGGTTCTTGTTGGTTGTTTTGACTAAACATTCAGATGTCTTACTAGGAACTTATGATTATACACACATTGATATAGAAGATAGATATAATTGTTACATTTTACTCTTACAATATGATTAGTTGCATTCCAGGAAACTTCCCTTTTATTTGATAAAAACAAATCATTTGAGAATATGGATAGACCAAAATCTTTAGTAGGAAATAGATACATTTTCTTTTTGTAGTCTTGTTGAGAATAGGTAATTTGGGTGTTCGAACCAATATCCTTGACTCTAAACAAGCAaagtttatattatatttttaagagggAGGGAAAGAGGTATCATAGATATCTACCCCTAAACAACATACCAATACTTAAAGCTCACATACATACAAGTTAATAAACTAAGTAGTGCATTATTTTATTGATAGAAGGCTTTATTATATGTATGTGGAATATTGGAGGGGAGAGAATGATTAGATTTAAACTCATGCCATTTAAGTAATCTCggataataatatatttatcttgaaaatgCATTACAATTGAAATGTGGTTATTTTATCAATTATATCAATCTTTAA contains:
- the LOC108464594 gene encoding uncharacterized protein At2g24330-like codes for the protein MAEDKGVSDGESKESSPPPPVVKKKGKGVLSRIWRAIFGRSGDNFEKRLEHITKEEKAVVARIKRRSQAWRTIIRHLIVFSVVLEVIAVAYAIMMTRSEDLDWKMRAFRVSPMFLLPVISSIVYSAVVKITRMCDQRDQKTLENLRAERRAKIDELKEKTNYYITQQLIQRYDPDPAAKAAAATILASKLGADSGLKVYLEDESKLDVLGGRSNDVEIVPSSGLRKRKHSRSNSTGSTPLVHSNEGSPPHPVGNEGTQASEHDRQVVDHYHPQGPSVQDGGWLARVAALLVGEDPTQSYALICGNCHRHNGLARKEDFPYITYYCPHCQALNKPKQLEEHVSRSSPIMDPLQSGVGDAAKSPSGSMAEDILRSSSPVISGSEIEKVTEKVESSDVIG